The segment CTTCCATAGTGGAACTTTCCACCGTAAATCATCAAATGGAAGGCTTATATTTAACAGGGAAATAAATGAAATACGGAGAATACGTGAGTCAATGCAAGAAAATCTAAGAATATATAGGGAGGAATAGACGTGAAAATACTGATAACGGCAGGGTATCATTTATCGGAAGATAAGTTGGATTTGTTAAGAGATCTCGGTTGTCATCCGGTCCTTTGGTCAAAAGAAAAAGAACCGGTAACCGAGGAACATTGGGATGCGGACATTCTTTTTAGTTATCAAGTGTTTAACTATACCGATGTTCGACGGTTTCATAATCTAAAACTGATCCAGTTAACCAGTTCGGGTATCGACCATATACCGGTGGAATACCTTCGTGAAAAAAACATTAAGCTTTGCAATGCTCGGGGAATTTATAGTATCCCTATCGCCGAATGGGTGCTTTTAAAAACCATGGAAATTTACAGAAATAGCCGATTTTATGAAAAGGCTCAGGAAGCAAAACGATGGAAAAAGCATCGAGAGATGGAAGAAATATATGGAAAAACCGTGGGCATTGTGGGTACTGGCAGTATTGGTACAGAGACAGCAAAACGGTTTCATAGTTTTGGGGCAAAAGTGGTAGGCATCAATCGGGATGGACGCAAAGTAGAGGCGTTTGATGAATGTTATTCCATCCACCATCTGGCAAAAGTGGTAGGAGAATGGGATGTCTTAGTGCTGGCGCTTCCTCTCACAAAAGATACGGAGGGATTGATTAACGAAGCAATACTGGCACAGATGAAAAAAGAAGCGCTGCTGATTAATGTTTCTCGGGGGCCTGTTATTGTGGAAGAAGCGCTGATGGATCACTTAAATCGAGAAAGGCTAAAAGGTGCCGCGCTGGATGTTTTTCAGGAAGAGCCTTTACCGGAAGAAAGCTTATGGTGGAGTCATCCAAAAGTATTAGTGACACCTCATGTTTCTTTTCTTTCTACGAGTGTACCGGAAAGGGCTTTTCAGTTAGCCTATCGAAATATTAAGGCTTTTAAAGAAGGAAGACCGCTGGAAAACCTGCAGCCATAAACAGAATGTTTAGCTTATGGATAAAAGAAAGACCTACCCAATCGGGCAGGTCTTTCTTTTCAATTCAATGACTAATTCAATTCAATACCTAAAAAATAATCACCACTTCTCTGGTAGAGTTAATCCATTCGGCCCGAGCATCTAAATTATCCGTTGAAAATCGTAGAGGGACAAAGGTTCTTCCACCAATAGAAACGGGTGCTACGTCCATTCGTCCCATGCTTCCATTGGCACGGATCTCGTTACGGTTTAA is part of the Tindallia magadiensis genome and harbors:
- a CDS encoding NAD(P)-dependent oxidoreductase encodes the protein MKILITAGYHLSEDKLDLLRDLGCHPVLWSKEKEPVTEEHWDADILFSYQVFNYTDVRRFHNLKLIQLTSSGIDHIPVEYLREKNIKLCNARGIYSIPIAEWVLLKTMEIYRNSRFYEKAQEAKRWKKHREMEEIYGKTVGIVGTGSIGTETAKRFHSFGAKVVGINRDGRKVEAFDECYSIHHLAKVVGEWDVLVLALPLTKDTEGLINEAILAQMKKEALLINVSRGPVIVEEALMDHLNRERLKGAALDVFQEEPLPEESLWWSHPKVLVTPHVSFLSTSVPERAFQLAYRNIKAFKEGRPLENLQP